The DNA segment GGGTCGCTTTCATGATGGTAATAGAGGAGATTTAACTGCTGTACATGCAGGCAATTGGAATAAACCAAAAGAAGGCTCGAACGTTATTGCAGTGGGCACAATGAACAATAATCCAGCCATCAAAAACGCCAACGACGACCTATATTTCCAGTACAACAAAACAGGCGAGTACTTCCTTTCCAATGAAAAAATCTCAATTGAAAAAAATTATGGCAAACAACTCGGTAGCGTGCAGTTGATTACTTCAGATGGCGTACCAATTCTTGCAGTCACCGGGCCAGGTGCGAAACAAACAGAGCTAGGTTCTGATTTAATCGCAACAAAAGCCAGTTTGGCTAAAATTTACGGAGATGGGGCAATCGTCGATAATGACAATACAATCCATTCCTACCAATTCAAAAAATCAGCAGACACAAAAGAAGAAAGCTTTGGATCAAAAATCAGTAACAACAAAGAAGTGACTGTGTTCGGGGCATTTGCACTTCTTACTGCTTTGATACTAGTTGTCGCTGTCCTACTAATCTTGCGTAAATATCGCCGGAGCCGGAAGTGAGGGAGAAATAAAAATGAAAAAAATAACGAATAACTTATTCGCGGATATCGGTTTTTTATTTTTCATCTTGCTTTGTTTTATCACGATTGGCTTTATGATTAATACGCCGGATGAATATTTGCGAAACATTATATTATTAAATATCACTTTTTTACTTGTGATTATCACTTATTTTACGAATTTAACGCTTGGTTTGATTTTAAATGTCCTTTACATTTTCATTTATGCGACTTATATTATTTATGAAATTGTCGCGAACCAAATCGCCTATGGAGTTGGTAGTTACTTCTGGCTCATTATCACGCCACTTTTTACAGTAGCGAGCGCAATGTTTACAAGGAACACATCCAGACTTCAAGCTGAAAATACAAAAATCAAACAGCAAAATCTGTATTTGGGAACGATTGATCAAGAAACGTTGCTTAAAAATATCGTCTCTTTCCAAAATGATGAGCGAATATTTTCCAGCATTTCGCGCCGTTATGATTTACCATTATCACTGATGGTTATCAAAGTAAGACACTGGCGCGAATTGAAACGATTCCAAAGTGAAGACGAAATGCGCCTTGCGTTACAAGATATTTCATCTATTTTAGAATCTTGTATTCGGACGAGTGATGTCCTCTACTTACTAGATAAAGAGGATGCGACTTGGGGACTTTTGCTATTAACCGACGAACCAGGCGGGAAATTAGTTGCGGACCGAATCAAAAGCCGTATTGCGGAAGCGAACACGGAAGATTTTGCTGCAAAATATCGCGTGAAGCTAGAACTCCGCATTGGAACGAGTCAATTTGATAGCGATAAAGTCAAGACACCACTTGATTTCATCGATTTAGCAACAAAAGAATTAGAATATGACGTGTAAAAAGTATAGTTACCTTCTATAATTGGAGGTAACTATACTTATTTTGACAGGGGGAGTATGATGAACTTAGAAGAAATAGTGGATTGTATGTTGTTAAATGAAAAAGACAAAGAAATTCAGCGGACCCAAACAGAGCATCGCATCAAACTAGTCAATTTTTGGCAAGTGAACAAAGGCGATAAAGTTCTGGAAATTGGTTGTGGGCAAGGTGATACAACAGCTGTACTTGCGAATGCAGTTGGTGCTAGCGGCTTTGTTCAAGGTATTGATATCGCACCGCGGACTTATGGTGCTCCGTTTACCATTGGAGATGCGACAGACTATTTGAAGAAATCCAAGCTTGGCGCACAAATCGATTTTAAACTAGGAACGGATATTTTAAAGGGCGATGTCAATTTTTCGGAAAATACTTTTGATGTAGTAGTATTATCGCATGCTTCGTGGTATTTTAGTTCCAAAAGTGAGCTTACGCTAATGCTCGAATTATTAAGCAAGTGGGCGAAACGCGTTTGTTATGCGGAATGGGATACGAGAATTACCAATGTGAAACAAACATCGCATATGTTAGCGGTACTCACCCAGTCATCCTACGAAGCATTCAAACAAGAAACGCAGTCTAACATTCGAACGTTCATCACACCAATGGATATGCAAGAAATTATCCAAAAGCACAACTGGAAAATAGGTGCAGAAACAAGTATCTTCTCAGAAAAAATGCAAGATAGCCGATGGGAAATTAGTTATGTAAAAGATTTTATCACAAAAGAATTAGAAGCCGATTTAGGTTTGCCAGAAAAATTCAAAGCATTTTTACTCAGTCAAAGCAAATTGATTACACTCGAAAATAGTTTGCCAATGGCGTCATACTGCACTTCTTGGCAGGCGAAGTAATTTTGCTTTCTTTTTCACAAGATTTAGATTTTTTATGCTATAATGGAACGTATTAACGAACTAAAGGAGTGTTGAATGTGAGAGCTGTACTTACTGTAATTGGAAAAGATAATGTGGGTATTGTCGCAGGTGTTAGTAATAAATTAGCTGAACTGAATATCAATATTGTGGATGTATCCCAAACGATTATGGATGGCTATTTTACAATGATGATGATGTGCGATATTAGCCAAATCACAAAAGAATTTGATGAAGTAAAAGCAGAATTAGCCGGAAAAGGTGAAGACCTCCAAGTAAAAATACATATTCAGCGGGAAGAAATTTTCAACGCAATGCACAAACTTTAGGATGGGGGCGATGCTAGTATGGAAACAAATCAAATCTTAGAAACGATACGAATGATTGAAGAAGAGAAGTTGGATATCCGGACGATTACGATGGGGATTTCTTTGCTAGATTGTATGGACGGCGACGGCGAAGTGGCTCGAAAGAAAATCTATCAAAAAATCGTCACCAAAGCGCGTAATTTAGTTGCTGTTGGTGAAGCGATTGAATCTGAGTTTGGTATTCCGATTATTAATAAACGAATTTCTGTCACACCGATTGCTATTATAGCTGGCTCTAGCGCTGACACGGATTATGTAGAATTTGCTAAAACACTTGATGCAGCAGCAAAAGAAGTTGGCGTGAATTTTATCGGTGGTTATTCCGCACTCGTTCAAAAAGGTTACACGAAAGGCGATGAAATATTGATTCGCTCGATTCCGCAAGCTTTGGCTCAAACAGAGCGTGTTTGTTCATCGGTCAATGTTGGCTCGACTCGAACAGGAATCAATATGGATGCGGTTCGTCAAATGGGTGAAGTGATTAAAGAAACGGCGGACTTAACAGCCGATACACAAGGCCTAGGTTGCGCGAAACTCGTTGTATTTGCCAATGCTGTCGAGGATAATCCTTTTATGGCCGGGGCATTCCACGGTGTTGGTGAAGCGGACTGCGTTATTAATGTTGGCGTCAGCGGACCAGGTGTGGTCAAACGTGCTATCGAAAAAGTAAAAGGCGAACCATTTGATATCGTTGCTGAAACAGTCAAACAAACTGCTTTCAAAATCACTAGAATGGGTCAACTCGTTGGTCAAGTCGCTTCTGAAAAACTAGGTGTTCCTTTTGGGATTGTCGATTTATCACTAGCGCCAACCCCGGCGATTGGCGATTCGGTCGCGCACATTTTAGAAGAGATGGGGCTTGAAATGGTCGGGACGCATGGCACTACAGCGGCACTCGCACTTTTAAATGATGCAGTGAAAAAAGGCGGCGTCATGGCTTGCGGACATGTCGGTGGTTTATCCGGCGCATTTATTCCAGTTTCTGAGGACGCTGGTATGATTGAAGCCGTGCAACAAGGTGCGCTCAATCTTGAAAAATTAGAGGCAATGACGGCAATTTGCTCGGTTGGTCTTGATATGATTGCCGTTCCAGGTGACACAACTGCCGAAACATTAGCAGCAATGATTGCGGATGAAGCCGCGATTGGCGTAATTAACAACAAAACAACCGCAGTCCGGGTAATTCCAGCAAGCGGCACCAAAGTTGGGGACATGGTCGAATTTGGTGGCTTACTTGGCACAGCACCAGTAATGCCAGTAAATGATAAATCTTCCGCTGACTTCATTGCCCGCGGTGGTCGAATCCCAGCACCAATTCATTCTTTTAAAAACTAACAAAAAAGGTTTCCTCCAAATTTGCGAGGAAACCTTTTATTATGTCGTTTTTCGTTCTACTAAATGGAAATCTAAATCGAGAAGTGGCAAGTTACTACCAAATAATTGATTCATAATAAGTGTAAAAGCATTTTCCGCTTGTAAATTTACCGGATAGTGAATTGTAGTAATATCAAGTAAATGTGCGACTTCCATATTATCAAACCCACAAATCGCAAAATCTTCCGGTACATTGTAAAGAAGACGTCTTGCCTCTGTTAACAGCCCCGCCGCAAAATAATCATTCGGTGTCAAAAAAGCATCTGGCTTATGTTCAGTTTCTCCATACCAATGCGCAATTTTCTCCCCATCTTGTCTACTACCTTGACCATAAAACTGTCTAAATTCATGCGGATCAAGCTCATAACGTGCACAAAAATCTTTAAAAGCAAGCATTCGACTTTGTGTATTTAACCCGGTCATATTACCGTAAACATTCACAAATTTCCGGTAACCTTTTGCATATAAATGTTCGAGTGCAAGTGTGTAGCCATCATATTGGTTCATAAACACAGAAGGGATTTTTTCGCTTTCGACACGTTGCCAAGTGACAATCGGACCGTATTTTGTATAATGCTCAATGGTTTTCCAATCATTCGACCGAATTACAAGCACGAGCGCATCAATCTGTTTTTGTCGTAGCATCTCTAAGGCTTCTAGTTCTTTATCAGGATCAATTCTAGTCATAAATAAAGTGACATTATAGCCATGTTCTTGAGCCATCATTGTAAAACTTTTTAAAAATACATTGAGCGAATCTGTGAAACTTGGTATGACAATGCCAATTAACTTAGTCGCTCCTTTTTTCAGTGATACGGCATTAATATTTGGAACATAATCTAACTTGTCAATAATTGTCTGGACGCGTTTTCTTGTTTCTTCGCTCACGTAGTCGCGTTTATTAATTACTCGTGAAACTGTCGCCGATGAAACACCCGCTAGTTTCGCGATTTCTTGTATATTTGCCAATTACAAAACACCTCGATTTCTCGTAGCTCTGTAATTAGTATACCAAAAAAGCCCGCCAAATAGCCAGTTTAGATAAATTTAAAATAAGTGCTTGACCTGTAATGCATTACATGAATTATGATGAATGAGAAGAAAAGAAAACGCTTTAAAATTCTAGGAGGTAAGTATATTATGAAAAAAGGTGTAAAAATCGTTACAATTGGTGGGGGTTCCAGTTACACACCAGAACTTGTTGAAGGATTTATTAAACGCTATCATGAACTTCCAATCAGAGAACTTTGGCTAGTAGATATTGAAGCTGGTCGTGAAAAATTAGAAATCGTTGGTAATATGGCAAAACGCATGGTGAAAGCAGCAAACATTGACTGCGAGGTACATTTAACACTTGACCGTCGTGAAGCTTTAAAAGATGCAGATTTCGTTACAACACAATTCCGCGTTGGACTATTAGACGCTCGTATTAAAGACGAAAGAATTCCACTTAGCCACGGCATTATCGGTCAAGAAACAAATGGTGCTGGTGGAATGTTTAAAGCATTCCGTACGATTCCCGTTATTCTTGGGATTGTAGAAGATATGCGCGAACTATGTCCAGATGCGTGGCTAATCAACTTCACAAACCCAGCTGGAATGGTAACAGAAGCCGTTCTTAGATACGGAAACTGGGATAAAGTTATCGGCCTTTGTAACGTGCCAATCGGAGCAGTAAAAAGTGCATCTGACGTTTTAGGTAAACCAGAAGAAGATTTGTTCTTCAAATTTGCAGGAATTAATCACTTGCACTGGCACCGCGTGTTTGACAAAGATGGTACAGAATTAACAGAAAACGTAATTGATGGTCTTTATGGTCCAAATGCAAACCCTGGAAAAGTCGTTGAAAATATTAAAAATATGCGTTTCTTATACGAACAAGTAAAACATCTAAAAATGCTTCCTTGTCCTTATCATCGTTACTATTACATGACGGATGCAATGCTTGAAGAAGAACTTGCATCATTCAAAAACGAAGGAACACGCGGAGAAGTCGTGAAAAAACTAGAAGATAGCTTGTTCGAATTGTATAAAGATCCAAATCTTGACCATAAACCAGAAGAATTATCTAAACGTGGTGGTGCCCATTATAGTGACGCAGCATGCGAAATCATCAACTCCATTTACAATAACAAAGGTACTGTAATGGTAGTATCTACACGTAATAACGGTGCAATTGATGATGTTCCTTACGATAGTGCTGTAGAAATCACAAGTGTTATTCGTGCGCATGGTGCAGAACCAATCAACTTTGGTAAATTCCCACCAGCACAACGCGGCTTACTACAAGTGATGAAATCAATGGAAGAATTGACAATCGAAGCAGCAGTAACAGGAGATTATGCGACTGCACTTCAAGCCTTTACTTCAAACCCACTCGTTCCAAGCGGTGACCTAGCTAAAACGATTCTAGATGAAATGCTAGAAGCACACAAAGAGTTTTTACCACAATTTGCTAAATAATAAAAATGAAGCAGCTCCCGTAACGTTGGAGCTGCTTTTTTTTATGAAAATTTTAATTATCACAGAATTCGAAAATTAATTTGACTGACTATTCTATTTGTAGTAATATTTTAAAAATACAGCATAATTGAAAAAAGTCAAAAAATAAAAAGGGGTTTTTTGTATGTCACAGATGTTAGCTTTCGTCATTGTAGTATTAATTTTATTTATTGGAGATGTTGTTGCCACGCGAACAAAAGCATGGGTTCCATCCGTTTTTGTGTGTGCTATTTTATTCTTATTTGGATATTGGACATTTTTCCCAAGCAATATAGTAGAAATTGCAGGAATTCCACCTATTGTAGCAACGCTTTTAATGTATTTGCTTATTACGAATATGGGTACGCTACTGTCGGTTCGAGAACTGATGAACCAATGGAAAACGATTTTAATAGCTCTTTCTGGGATTTTAGGGATTTTAGCTTTACTATTTACAATAGGTACACTATTATTTGATTTTAAAACTGTCGTGGTCGTTGCGCCGCCGCTTGTTGGTGGGGTCGTTTCTTCGCTAATTATGTCAGAAGCCGCAAAAGCAGCTGGACTAGTCAGTTTGTCCGTATTAGCAATATTAATTTATGTTATGCAAGGTTTTGCTGGTTATCCACTTACATCCATCATGTTGAAAAAAGAAGGTGGACGTATGCTTGCTAAATATCGTTCAGGTGAATGGAAGCCAACCAATGAAGTCGCACAAGTTGATGGCGCAGATAACCACGAAACACCGCGCATGTTTAGAAAAATTCCAGATAAATATAATACTAGTTATTTTAAATTTTTACGCCTTGGATTAGTTGGTTTTTTAGCGTATGGGTTGTCTGTTTTAATTGATCCTATTTTAACAATTAGTCCATTCGTACTTTGTTTATTGTTTGGTGTTATTGCAACTTCAGTGGGATTCTTAGAGCGCCAACCGTTACAAAAAGCTAATGGTTTTGGTTTTGCTATAATGGGTCTAATGTTATTTATCTTTGATGGGCTGAAAAACGCTACGCCACAAATGCTGCTAGATTTGATGTGGCCAATGTTTGGAACAATCGTTATTGGTGTGATAGGAATGTACATTTTTTCCTTTATTGTCGGGAAAATTCTTGGTGTGAGTAAAGAGCTGGCATTTGCGGTCTCGCTTACTGCTTTATACGGGTTCCCGGCTGATTACATTATTACCAATGAAGTTATTAATTCACTTACTACCGACCAAAAAGAGCGAGATGCGCTGACTAGTCACATGCTGCCACCCATGCTTGTTGCGGGCTTTATCACAGTAACAATCGTTTCAGTTGTTTTAGCGGGCATTTTTGTAGGTTTCCTGTAAAATAGAAAATGGGAGGAATGCTAAATGCAAACAAATCTTGAAAGAATTAAAAATCACCTTGAACAATTAGATGTTTATACCGCAACTCCAGACCAGGGAACAACTCGACTTACATATAGTAAAGAGGACCTTGGTGCACGAAATTATTTGAAAAGTGAAATGGCAAAAGTGGGACTTACTGTTTCAGAAGATGCCATTGGAAATATTTATGGACGATTAGAAGGCGCAAACCCAGATTTACCAGCAGTTATAGTGGGCTCTCATTTTGACTCTGTCCCGAATGGTGGGGCTTTTGATGGGCCTGCTGGTGTTATAACTGGGCTTGAAGTAGCTAGCGTTTTTCATGAACAACAAATAAAGCCGTATTTTCCGCTTGAAATCATCGCGATGGTGGAAGAAGAGGGAGCTCGTTTTGGAGCAGGACTTCTTGCTTCGAGAACGATTACGGGTAAAGTCACAAAAGAAATGCTACACGAAATGAAAGATGCGGACGGCATTACAGCTGCAGAAGCTATGGCGGGATTAGGTTTTGATGCCAATAAAGTACATACAGCCATTCGTACGAAAGATTCCGTCAAAGCTTTCATCGAATTACACATTGAGCAAGGACCTGTACTTGAGAGTGCAAACGAAGATGTAGCGCTAGTTGATACTGTTGTCGGTTTAACCGAAATAAAGGTAACTATAAAAGGTCAGGCTGGTCATGCCGGAACAACCCCCATGTTAGACCGAAAAGATGCGCTAGTCGCAGCTGTGGAGATTCTTAAGGAACTTCCAGAACTCGCTATTCAAGAAGGTGGCGGAACAGTTTTAACAATCGGCAAGTTAAATGTTTATCCAAATGGCGCGAATGTAATTCCCGATAAGGTCGTTTTTACCGTGGATATTCGCGCAAAAAAAGAAATTCACGTCCTAAATACATTAGAAAAAACAAAAAAAATTATCCAATCCGCTGAGAAAAACGGTATTACTTGCGAAATAGAAGATATGCTGTACGAAAAACCAACCTATCTATCAAAAGAAATTCATCAAGCATTAACCGAAAGTGCCGATAAACTTGGATTCAAATATCGAACAATGGTTAGTGGTGCTGGTCATGATGCGATGATTTTTGCAGGTATGACAGAAGTAGGATTAATTTTCGTTCCTAGCCATAATGGTATAAGTCATGCACCAGAAGAGTGGACCGATTACGATCAACTTCAAAAAGGAATAGAAGTCGTACTGGAAACTGTGAAAAAATGGACGGAGGAAAGCGCAAATGAATAACACAATAAAACAAACAATTTTAAATAAAGAAGAAGAGATGATTGCTTTCCGCCGTGATTTGCATATGCACCCAGAATTACAATGGCAAGAATTTCGGACAACGGATCAAGTCGCTAAAGAATTAGACAAATTGGGCATTCCATATCGCAGGACCAATCCAACAGGACTCATTGCCGATTTAGAAGGTGGGAAACCCGGAAAAACAGTTGCTTTGCGTGCAGATATGGATGCACTACCAGTCCAAGAGCTCAACCAAGACCTCTCTTATAAATCAACAGAAGATGGTAAAATGCATGCATGCGGACATGATTCCCATATGTCTATGCTTTTAACCGCCGCAAAAGCACTCGTTGAAGTAAAAGACGAGCTAGCGGGAACAGTTCGTTTCATTTTTCAACCTTCTGAAGAAAATGCAGAGGGTGCGAAAGAAATGGTTGCCCAAGGAGCGATGGAGGGTGTGGACCACGTGTTTGGGATTCATATTTGGTCCCAAACCCCAAGTGGCAAAATATCTTGCGTAGTTGGCTCGTCGTTCGCTTCTGCAGATATCATCGAAATCGATTTCAAAGGTCAAGGTGGTCACGGAGCAATGCCACATGACACAATTGATGCAGCAATTATTGCTTCTTCATTTGTTATGAATCTTCAGGCTATCGTATCACGTGAAACGAATCCACTCGATCCTGTCGTAGTTACCATTGGTAAAATGGAAGTTGGCACACGCTTCAATGTTATTGCTGAGAATGCCCATTTGGAAGGAACGCTTCGCTGTTTCAATAACACAACTCGCGCTAAGGTCGCAAAATCAATCGAGCAGTACGCTAAAAAAACCGCCGCTATCTACGGAGGTACAGCCGAAATGGTATATAAACAAGGAACACAACCAGTAATCAATGATGAAAAAAGCGCATTACTTGTTCAAAAAACAATCACTGAATCTTTTGGTGAAGACGCACTTTATTTTGAACCTCCAACAACTGGTGGAGAAGACTTTAGCTATTTCCAAGATGAAGCTTCCGGTAGTTTTGCGCTTGTTGGTTCAGGAAATCCAGCAAAAGATACAGAATGGGCGCATCATCATGGCCGTTTTAATATTGATGAAAGTGCGATGAAAAATGGCGCAGAACTATATGCTCAATTTGCCTATAATTATTTAAATCAAGATGAATTTTAATCCAAAAAACAGCGACCAACTAAGCAATATAGTTGGTCGCTGTTATTATTTATACTATTGTTTTTCTACTACGTGAACATCCTCGAAAGAACCATATTTTGTCCACCAAGGAACGGCACCTTCGTCAAGTAATTTATCAAGAGAAGTAATATTTTCTTTCCCTTGTGTACGAAGCCATTCGCGTAAAGCGTCGTCGCCTTGTTTACCATAAACTTCGATTCCATCAGCCCAAGTTGCACGACCACAAAGTACACCACTATACTGCACATTATGTTGGTTAGCAAATTGAATTGTTTTATGGAACATTTCAGAAGTAACACCAGCACTTAGATAAATAAAAGGAAGTGGGCTTAAGTCAGAGCACTCTTCAA comes from the Listeria welshimeri serovar 6b str. SLCC5334 genome and includes:
- a CDS encoding diguanylate cyclase domain-containing protein, which codes for MKKITNNLFADIGFLFFILLCFITIGFMINTPDEYLRNIILLNITFLLVIITYFTNLTLGLILNVLYIFIYATYIIYEIVANQIAYGVGSYFWLIITPLFTVASAMFTRNTSRLQAENTKIKQQNLYLGTIDQETLLKNIVSFQNDERIFSSISRRYDLPLSLMVIKVRHWRELKRFQSEDEMRLALQDISSILESCIRTSDVLYLLDKEDATWGLLLLTDEPGGKLVADRIKSRIAEANTEDFAAKYRVKLELRIGTSQFDSDKVKTPLDFIDLATKELEYDV
- a CDS encoding class I SAM-dependent methyltransferase, coding for MNLEEIVDCMLLNEKDKEIQRTQTEHRIKLVNFWQVNKGDKVLEIGCGQGDTTAVLANAVGASGFVQGIDIAPRTYGAPFTIGDATDYLKKSKLGAQIDFKLGTDILKGDVNFSENTFDVVVLSHASWYFSSKSELTLMLELLSKWAKRVCYAEWDTRITNVKQTSHMLAVLTQSSYEAFKQETQSNIRTFITPMDMQEIIQKHNWKIGAETSIFSEKMQDSRWEISYVKDFITKELEADLGLPEKFKAFLLSQSKLITLENSLPMASYCTSWQAK
- a CDS encoding ACT domain-containing protein translates to MRAVLTVIGKDNVGIVAGVSNKLAELNINIVDVSQTIMDGYFTMMMMCDISQITKEFDEVKAELAGKGEDLQVKIHIQREEIFNAMHKL
- a CDS encoding PFL family protein, coding for METNQILETIRMIEEEKLDIRTITMGISLLDCMDGDGEVARKKIYQKIVTKARNLVAVGEAIESEFGIPIINKRISVTPIAIIAGSSADTDYVEFAKTLDAAAKEVGVNFIGGYSALVQKGYTKGDEILIRSIPQALAQTERVCSSVNVGSTRTGINMDAVRQMGEVIKETADLTADTQGLGCAKLVVFANAVEDNPFMAGAFHGVGEADCVINVGVSGPGVVKRAIEKVKGEPFDIVAETVKQTAFKITRMGQLVGQVASEKLGVPFGIVDLSLAPTPAIGDSVAHILEEMGLEMVGTHGTTAALALLNDAVKKGGVMACGHVGGLSGAFIPVSEDAGMIEAVQQGALNLEKLEAMTAICSVGLDMIAVPGDTTAETLAAMIADEAAIGVINNKTTAVRVIPASGTKVGDMVEFGGLLGTAPVMPVNDKSSADFIARGGRIPAPIHSFKN
- a CDS encoding LacI family DNA-binding transcriptional regulator, coding for MANIQEIAKLAGVSSATVSRVINKRDYVSEETRKRVQTIIDKLDYVPNINAVSLKKGATKLIGIVIPSFTDSLNVFLKSFTMMAQEHGYNVTLFMTRIDPDKELEALEMLRQKQIDALVLVIRSNDWKTIEHYTKYGPIVTWQRVESEKIPSVFMNQYDGYTLALEHLYAKGYRKFVNVYGNMTGLNTQSRMLAFKDFCARYELDPHEFRQFYGQGSRQDGEKIAHWYGETEHKPDAFLTPNDYFAAGLLTEARRLLYNVPEDFAICGFDNMEVAHLLDITTIHYPVNLQAENAFTLIMNQLFGSNLPLLDLDFHLVERKTT
- a CDS encoding 6-phospho-beta-glucosidase codes for the protein MKKGVKIVTIGGGSSYTPELVEGFIKRYHELPIRELWLVDIEAGREKLEIVGNMAKRMVKAANIDCEVHLTLDRREALKDADFVTTQFRVGLLDARIKDERIPLSHGIIGQETNGAGGMFKAFRTIPVILGIVEDMRELCPDAWLINFTNPAGMVTEAVLRYGNWDKVIGLCNVPIGAVKSASDVLGKPEEDLFFKFAGINHLHWHRVFDKDGTELTENVIDGLYGPNANPGKVVENIKNMRFLYEQVKHLKMLPCPYHRYYYMTDAMLEEELASFKNEGTRGEVVKKLEDSLFELYKDPNLDHKPEELSKRGGAHYSDAACEIINSIYNNKGTVMVVSTRNNGAIDDVPYDSAVEITSVIRAHGAEPINFGKFPPAQRGLLQVMKSMEELTIEAAVTGDYATALQAFTSNPLVPSGDLAKTILDEMLEAHKEFLPQFAK
- a CDS encoding Zn-dependent hydrolase, translating into MQTNLERIKNHLEQLDVYTATPDQGTTRLTYSKEDLGARNYLKSEMAKVGLTVSEDAIGNIYGRLEGANPDLPAVIVGSHFDSVPNGGAFDGPAGVITGLEVASVFHEQQIKPYFPLEIIAMVEEEGARFGAGLLASRTITGKVTKEMLHEMKDADGITAAEAMAGLGFDANKVHTAIRTKDSVKAFIELHIEQGPVLESANEDVALVDTVVGLTEIKVTIKGQAGHAGTTPMLDRKDALVAAVEILKELPELAIQEGGGTVLTIGKLNVYPNGANVIPDKVVFTVDIRAKKEIHVLNTLEKTKKIIQSAEKNGITCEIEDMLYEKPTYLSKEIHQALTESADKLGFKYRTMVSGAGHDAMIFAGMTEVGLIFVPSHNGISHAPEEWTDYDQLQKGIEVVLETVKKWTEESANE
- a CDS encoding M20 family metallopeptidase — encoded protein: MNNTIKQTILNKEEEMIAFRRDLHMHPELQWQEFRTTDQVAKELDKLGIPYRRTNPTGLIADLEGGKPGKTVALRADMDALPVQELNQDLSYKSTEDGKMHACGHDSHMSMLLTAAKALVEVKDELAGTVRFIFQPSEENAEGAKEMVAQGAMEGVDHVFGIHIWSQTPSGKISCVVGSSFASADIIEIDFKGQGGHGAMPHDTIDAAIIASSFVMNLQAIVSRETNPLDPVVVTIGKMEVGTRFNVIAENAHLEGTLRCFNNTTRAKVAKSIEQYAKKTAAIYGGTAEMVYKQGTQPVINDEKSALLVQKTITESFGEDALYFEPPTTGGEDFSYFQDEASGSFALVGSGNPAKDTEWAHHHGRFNIDESAMKNGAELYAQFAYNYLNQDEF